Proteins found in one Sorghum bicolor cultivar BTx623 chromosome 1, Sorghum_bicolor_NCBIv3, whole genome shotgun sequence genomic segment:
- the LOC8078832 gene encoding uncharacterized protein LOC8078832, protein MGLFGKSTSKQTAKLKSLVKLAVARLAVARRPRLGRRSIARSDVGQLLSIGHLDRALIRAEQVIEEDNMLEALDVIELYCKILIEQAAQLEKPKECSEEIKEAAAGLMFASARCGELPELLDARAILADKFGRDFARAAKEGAHGVVDPMLVRKLSGERASLEQKRRLAKEIAAENDILLEFPASPGEVHQDGRTTSRINSQRASEQTKKAPGRAFVVESAVKTDRLEVERNSVNGKVNPSLAQLSLDDKVLRESKKYSDARMAAEAAFASAKFAAMAARAAVELSRSESLGKGSRGRGYDKVPSVQTTAATEQGTAPPSWRPHKSPSPSPSWSDRSTATSVGSDVAHKGKEVAFDQSDGELEDQVTEDLVWPPSQRRASYRRTASTVGTGVGPWYGDAGSTGAPGNNTLPHARPQHRRHATEFAAGNALGGGQRGQYVAPPYRRTSTASTGRDSDAARDDGGAYESSSYVHPPYSRMVSALERSNEHIARHEEVRRMGTDARALQERVYGAAPGQGQGHGPLDLERRAISVRTRR, encoded by the exons ATGGGCCTTTTCGGCAAGAGCACCTCCAAGCAGACCGCCAAGCTCAAGTCCCTGGTCAAGCTCGCCGTGGCGCGCCTCGCCGTCGCCCGCCGGCCTCGCCTCGGTCGCCGGTCCATCGCCCGCAGCGACGTCGGGCAGCTCCTCTCTATCGGCCATCTCGATCGCGCGCTCATCCGC GCGGAGCAGGTGATCGAGGAGGACAACATGCTGGAGGCGCTGGACGTCATCGAGCTCTACTGCAAAATCCTCATCGAGCAGGCCGCGCAGCTGGAGAAACCCAA GGAATGCAGCGAGGAGAtcaaggaggcggcggcggggctGATGTTCGCTTCCGCGCGGTGCGGCGAGCTGCCGGAGCTGCTGGACGCGCGCGCCATCCTTGCGGACAAGTTCGGCCGGGACTTCGCCAGGGCGGCCAAGGAGGGCGCCCACGGCGTCGTAGACCCCATG TTGGTGCGGAAGTTGTCCGGCGAGAGGGCGAGCTTGGAGCAGAAGAGGAGGTTGGCCAAGGAGATCGCCGCCGAGAACGACATCTTGTTGGAATTCCCTGCGAGCCCAGGAGAGGTTCACCAAGATGGTCGCACGACGTCGCGGATCAACAGTCAGAGAGCAAGCGAACAAACGAAGAAGGCACCGGGCAGAGCATTTGTCGTGGAGAGTGCGGTCAAGACGGATCGTCTTGAG GTGGAGCGGAACTCTGTTAATGGCAAGGTGAACCCGAGCCTTGCTCAGCTGAGCCTGGATGACAAGGTGTTGAGGGAATCCAAGAAGTACTCCGACGCAAGGATGGCGGCGGAGGCAGCCTTCGCGTCCGCGAAGTTCGCCGCGATGGCCGCCCGGGCTGCCGTCGAGCTGTCTCGGTCTGAGTCCCTTGGCAAGGGATCGAGGGGCCGTGGCTACGACAAGGTGCCGTCCGTGCAGACCACGGCGGCAACGGAGCAAGGAACGGCGCCGCCATCGTGGAGACCGCACAAGTCCCCATCGCCGTCGCCCTCGTGGAGCGACAGGAGCACGGCGACCTCGGTCGGGTCGGACGTTGCGCACAAGGGGAAGGAGGTTGCGTTCGACCAGAGCGACGGGGAACTGGAGGACCAAGTGACGGAGGACCTCGTCTGGCCCCCGTCGCAGCGCCGCGCATCCTACCGGAGGACGGCCTCCACGGTGGGCACAGGCGTGGGCCCGTGGTACGGGGACGCCGGCAGCACAGGCGCGCCCGGGAACAACACACTGCCACACGCGCGCCCGCAGCACAGGCGTCACGCCACGGAGTTCGCCGCCGGTAACGCCCTGGGCGGCGGCCAGCGCGGGCAGTACGTGGCCCCGCCGTACAGGAGGACCTCGACGGCCAGCACGGGCAGAGACAGCGACGCCGCGCGGGACGACGGCGGCGCGTACGAGAGCTCGTCGTACGTGCACCCGCCGTACTCGAGGATGGTGTCGGCGCTGGAGCGCAGCAACGAGCACATCGCGCGGCACGAGGAGGTGCGCAGGATGGGCACGGACGCGCGGGCGCTCCAGGAGCGGGTGTACGGCGCGGCGCcagggcaggggcaggggcacGGCCCGCTGGACCTGGAGAGGAGGGCCATCTCGGTGCGCACGAGGAGATGA